From Anopheles funestus chromosome 3RL, idAnoFuneDA-416_04, whole genome shotgun sequence, a single genomic window includes:
- the LOC125769039 gene encoding CD109 antigen-like — protein sequence MWPCVRPLMVIIFVGAAHGMLIVGPKFIRANQNYTVAVSNFLPHLSKIKLMMRLEGEPDDGRAILNLTEIIEVWRRTTKDITFHLPEDLSAGNYRIIIDGQRGFSFHKEVDLVFLSKTISGLIQIDKPVFKPGDTVQFRVIVLDAELKPPSRVKTVYVTISDPQNNVVRKWSSARLYAGVFENNLQIAPTPMLGIWKISVSVDGEVLVSKTFEVKEYVLSSFDVEVVPTDVPLEEDQSLSLTIAANYHFGKPVKGHVKVELYLEDDKRDQVKEFDMSGIGQVNLRFNEELELFNDQQDVRVKTTFVEQFTNWTVVKESQITVYKYPYRVELIKESPQFRPGLPFKCTLQYRYHDGTPAKGVTGKVEVVKIGYETTATSDEEGLIKLELNPSDHIEQMYITFSNKYGFLLNERVDKMDVATNAFLKLELKSPVTLHSMLRFVVTCSDGVKFFAYYVVSKGNIVDSGFIRTNQQTNHPLRFMASEKMLPKAKIIIITVANKMMVHDVLDINFKELQNNFELSIDKQHVKPGEQIELRMSGRPGAYVGLAAYDKNLLYYNANHDIFWEDVMQLFEGFHTIEENEFHSTGLFARTLDDIKFSGSHDMSARHGPQTSNPNIKLPLYRTNFPESWLWKNVTIRRSGTRTIYEDVPDSTTSWYLTGFSIDPEYGFGIIKKPIEFTTILPFYIIENLPYSIKRGEVVELHFTLFNNLEREYNADVTLYNVLNQMEFVGRPLEAENYTKSVSVPSKLGVPISFLVKARSLGEITVRIEATIKSIQESEGLEKVIRVTPESLLQLRHESQSFFLNKYSNRTFPIDLDIKWLKVDKGSVKIMFRVNHQLQKPAITNLDDLLTASYGNGEQNMVNFAPNILLLDYLYATGSKEQNLIDKATYLVHQGCQNQTRYRQTDGSFGVWQNKGGSVFLTAFVVKSMKTASKYTNRVEITLVEKAYDWLASKQHSSGRFDEVGYVMYKTMQGGLRNGISLTSFVITALLENENAKVKHAAVIQKAMHYISTQIESIQEPYDLSIATYALMLNGHSMRDKAFDRLLTMSSFSNNFTERYWNTTNSIEATGYALLSFVLAEKYVDSIPVMRWLVNQRYFTGSFPHTQDTFVALTGLTKLAAIISPSRNDYTIQLKYKMATRYFHISSEDINVIDFEDIPEFTRSLKINVGGIGFGLLEVIYQYRLNLMYFEHRFKLDVETQNTSSDYELQLKVCANFIPLIQDIRSNKTLIEVYFPSGYVVDQNPISEQSSINPIQNTEIMYGGTSVVVYYNNMGIERNCFTVTAYRRLKVALKRPAYVVVYDYYDPNLNAIKLYEVDKQEVCEICDEGDCPKECKKY from the exons ATGTGGCCGTGCGTAAGGCCATTAATGGTGATAATCTTCGTAGGTGCTGCTCATGG AATGCTGATCGTGGGTCCTAAATTCATTCGGGCCAATCAGAACTACACAGTTGCGGTTAGTAATTTTTTACCACATCTGAGCAAGATAAAGTTAATGATGCGGTTGGAGGGCGAACCAGACGATGGTAGAGCGATTCTTAACTTAACGGAGATAATTGAAGTGTGGCGGAGGACGACTAAAGATATTACCTTCCAT TTGCCTGAAGACTTATCAGCTGGGAATTACCGAATCATCATTGACGGACAACGTGGCTTCAGCTTTCACAAGGAAGTCGATTTGGTGTTCCTCAGCAAAACCATATCAGGTTTAATACAAATTGATAAGCCCGTGTTCAAACCAGGCGATACGGTTCAATTTCGTGTAATAGTGCTGGACGCTGAGTTGAAACCTCCTTCGCGTGTAAAAACAGTTTACGTAACGATCAGTGATCCTCAAAACAATGTTGTCCGGAAGTGGTCCTCGGCAAGATTGTACGCCGGAGTGTTTGAGAATAACCTTCAAATCGCGCCAACTCCAATGCTCGGGATATGGAAAATCTCGGTATCAGTGGACGGAGAAGTACTCGTGTCCAAGACATTCGAGGTAAAGGAGTATGTTTTGTCCTCGTTTGATGTAGAGGTGGTACCAACCGATGTTCCTCTGGAGGAGGACCAAAGTTTGAGTCTGACGATAGCAGCCAACTATCACTTCGGAAAACCAGTGAAAGGGCATGTCAAAGTGGAGCTGTATTTGGAGGACGATAAGCGAGATCAGGTGAAAGAGTTCGACATGTCCGGGATTGGACAGGTGAATCTCCGTTTCAATGAAGAACTGGAACTGTTCAACGATCAACAGGATGTGCGTGTAAAGACGACCTTCGTGGAGCAGTTTACAA ATTGGACTGTGGTGAAAGAATCTCAAATCACTGTGTACAAATATCCGTACCGCGTGGAACTGATCAAGGAAAGTCCACAATTCCGTCCAGGACTTCCCTTTAAATGTACGCTTCAGTACCGATATCACGATGGAACACCTGCTAAAGGTGTAACCGGTAAGGTGGAAGTGGTGAAAATCGGATACGAAACAACTGCCACTAGTGATGAGGAAGGTTTGATCAAACTGGAGCTGAATCCGAGCGACCATATAGAGCAGATGTATATCACC ttttccaACAAATATGGATTCCTCCTTAACGAGCGAGTGGACAAAATGGATGTTGCCACAAATGCGTTCCTCAAACTGGAATTAAAATCTCC TGTTACGTTGCATAGTATGTTGCGATTTGTCGTTACATGTAGCGATGGTGTTAAATTCTTCGCGTACTACGTTGTGTCGAAGGGCAACATCGTTGATTCCGGTTTTATCAGAACGAACCAGCAGACCAATCATCCGCTTCGGTTCATGGCCTCTGAGAAGATGCtaccgaaagcaaaaattattataataaccGTAGCTAACAAAATGATGGTTCACGACGTTCTGGACATAAATTTCAAAGAGCTACAAAACAAT TTCGAGTTGAGCATAGATAAGCAGCATGTAAAGCCGGGAGAGCAAATCGAACTCCGAATGTCTGGACGACCGGGAGCGTACGTGGGATTGGCTGCATACGACAAAAATTTGCTGTACTACAACGCGAACCATGATATATTCTGGGAGGACGTCATGCAATTGTTTGAAGGATTTCATACGATCGAAGAGAATGAGTTTCAT AGCACAGGACTGTTCGCTAGGACGTTGGATGACATCAAGTTCAGTGGATCCCACGATATGTCGGCACGACATGGACCGCAGACAAGCAATCCCAATATCAAATTGCCCTTGTACCGGACAAACTTTCCAGAATCGTGGTTATGGAAGAATGTGACCATTAGAAGATCTGGAACGCGTACAATTTACGAGGATGTGCCAGATTCGACCACATCTTGGTACTTGACGGGGTTCTCCATTGATCCGGAGTATGGTTTTGGCATCATCAAAAAGCCCATTGAGTTCACAACGATCCTACCATTCTACATCATTGAGAATCTTCCGTACTCCATCAAACGAGGTGAAGTCGTCGAATTGCATTTTACACTGTTTAACAATCTTGAAAGAGAGTACAACGCTGATGTGACGCTGTACAACGTGTTGAATCAGATGGAATTTGTTGGACGTCCTCTGGAAG CTGAAAACTACACGAAGTCCGTGAGCGTTCCTTCAAAGCTTGGTGTTCCAATCTCATTTCTGGTAAAGGCGCGATCACTCGGAGAAATCACTGTACGGATTGAAGCTACGATTAAGTCTATTCAAGAAAGTGAAGGATTGGAGAAAGTGATCCGAGTTACGCCTGAAAGTTTGCTACAGCTGAGGCACGAATCTCAATCGTTCTTCCTCAATAAATACAGCAATCGTACCTTCCCTATTGATTTAGATATCAAATGGTTGAAGGTAGACAAAGGTTCGGTAAAGATTATGTTCCGAGTGAATC ATCAGCTTCAAAAACCTGCTATAACAAACTTGGATGATCTGCTTACTGCCTCGTATGGTAATGGAGAGCAGAACATGGTTAACTTTGCACCAAACATCCTGTTGCTCGACTACCTGTATGCTACTGGTTCGAAGGAACAGAATCTCATCGATAAAGCTACCTATTTGGTGCACCAAGGCTGCCAAAATCAGACGCGTTATCGTCAGACAGATGGATCATTTGGTGTATGGCAAAATAAGGGTGGCAGCGTCTTCCTTACCGCTTTTGTCGTTAAATCGATGAAAACTGCGTCGAAGTACACAAACAGGGTCGAAATAACTTTGGTCGAGAAGGCTTATGATTGGCTTGCTTCGAAGCAGCACAGCTCTGGAAGGTTCGACGAAGTCGGTTACGTGATGTATAAAACAATGCAAGGCGGTCTACGAAATGGCATTTCACTGACATCTTTCGTGATAACAGCGCTTCTAGAGAACGAAAACGCCAAAGTGAAGCACGCGGCAGTGATCCAAAAGGCAATGCACTATATAAGCACACAAATAGAATCCATCCAGGAACCTTACGATTTGTCCATTGCCACCTATGCATTGATGTTGAACGGACACAGCATGAGAGACAAGGCATTTGATAGGTTATTAACCATGTCTTccttttcgaataactttacGGAACGGTATTGGAACACGACGAATAGCATAGAAGCGACCGGTTATGCGTTGTTGTCATTTGTATTAGCGGAGAAGTATGTGGACAGCATTCCAGTGATGCGATGGCTAGTAAATCAACGCTATTTTACCGGAAGCTTCCCGCACACTCAGGACACTTTCGTGGCGTTGACGGGATTGACAAAGTTGGCGGCAATAATCTCTCCGTCGCGGAACGACTACACCATACAGCTGAAGTATAAGATGGCTACGCGGTATTTCCATATAAGCTCTGAAGACATTAATGTTATCGACTTCGAGGACATACCGGAGTTCACAAGGTCTCTGAAGATCAATGTTGGTGGTATCGGATTCGGATTGTTGGAGGTGATCTATCAGTACAGATTAAATCTCATGTACTTCGAGCACCGATTTAAGCTGGATGTAGAGACACAAAACACGAGCTCAGACTACGAACTGCAGCTGAAGGTGTGTGCAAACTTCATACCATTAATTCAGGACATTCGATCAAACAAGACTCTGATCGAGGTGTACTTCCCTAGTGGATACGTTGTCGATCAGAATCCCATCAGCGAGCAATCTTCCATTAATCCGATACAG AACACCGAAATTATGTACGGCGGCACATCCGTTGTTGTGTATTACAACAACATGGGCATCGAGCGGAACTGCTTCACCGTGACTGCTTACAGACGGTTGAAGGTGGCTCTGAAGCGTCCAGCATATGTGGTCGTGTACGATTATTACGATCCCA ATTTGAATGCTATAAAATTGTACGAAGTGGATAAACAAGAAGTTTGCGAAATATGCGACGAAGGTGATTGTCCCAaggaatgcaaaaaatattga